The proteins below are encoded in one region of Aeromonas jandaei:
- the ccoS gene encoding cbb3-type cytochrome oxidase assembly protein CcoS, with translation MNIIFVLIPIAILFVVIAGVVFFWAIRSEQFEDLDRQGSNILFDEDEPQQKVVKPSSHDSQS, from the coding sequence ATGAACATAATTTTTGTCCTGATCCCCATCGCCATTCTCTTCGTCGTCATCGCCGGCGTGGTCTTTTTCTGGGCCATTCGCTCCGAACAATTTGAAGATCTCGATCGCCAGGGTTCCAACATTCTGTTCGATGAAGATGAACCCCAACAAAAAGTAGTCAAGCCCTCCTCCCATGACTCACAATCTTGA
- the potA gene encoding spermidine/putrescine ABC transporter ATP-binding protein PotA — translation MMNNPQVIVALNKISKLYDGKAILSDLDLEIYDGEFLTLLGPSGCGKTTLLRLLAGLESVDGGTIHLAGDEITHIPAEHRHINTVFQSYALFPHMTVFENVAFGLEMQKVPASEIRQRVEETLAMVQLTELANRRPDQLSGGQQQRVAIARAVVNKPRLLLLDESLSALDYKLRKQMQSELKALQRRLGITFVFVTHDQEEALTMSDRILVMEGGKIIQRGTPRDIYESPANLFVARFIGEINVMDGKLINQREPGIWQAEVEGRECLLHTTLPFQPDDKVLVLLRPEDLRILDQDDDQRGALRGNIRERNYKGATLDSVIELESGKQLLISEFFDEDDPDFDYRLGQEVAIHWVDSWEVVLPYEPH, via the coding sequence ATGATGAACAATCCACAGGTAATTGTCGCGCTGAACAAGATCAGCAAACTTTATGACGGCAAGGCGATATTGAGCGACCTTGACCTTGAGATCTATGACGGTGAGTTTCTCACCCTGCTGGGCCCCTCCGGCTGTGGCAAGACCACCTTGCTGCGCCTCTTGGCCGGGCTAGAATCGGTCGACGGTGGCACCATCCATCTGGCCGGTGACGAGATCACCCATATCCCCGCCGAACACAGGCACATCAACACCGTGTTCCAGAGCTATGCGCTCTTCCCCCATATGACGGTGTTTGAAAACGTCGCCTTTGGCCTCGAGATGCAGAAGGTGCCTGCCAGCGAGATCCGCCAGCGGGTCGAGGAGACCCTCGCCATGGTACAGCTCACCGAGCTGGCCAACCGCCGCCCGGATCAGCTCTCCGGCGGCCAGCAGCAACGGGTCGCCATCGCCCGCGCCGTGGTCAACAAGCCCCGCCTGCTGCTGCTCGATGAATCCCTCTCGGCGCTCGACTACAAGCTGCGCAAGCAGATGCAGAGCGAGCTCAAGGCGCTGCAGCGCCGCCTCGGCATCACCTTTGTCTTCGTCACCCATGATCAGGAAGAGGCGCTCACCATGTCTGATCGCATCCTGGTGATGGAGGGAGGCAAGATCATCCAGCGCGGCACCCCGCGCGATATCTACGAATCGCCAGCCAACCTGTTCGTGGCCCGCTTTATCGGCGAGATCAATGTGATGGATGGCAAGCTGATCAATCAGCGCGAGCCCGGTATCTGGCAGGCTGAGGTGGAGGGGCGCGAATGCCTGCTCCATACTACCTTGCCGTTCCAGCCAGACGACAAGGTACTGGTGCTGCTGCGCCCGGAAGATCTGCGCATTCTCGATCAGGATGACGATCAACGCGGCGCACTGCGCGGCAATATCCGCGAGCGCAACTACAAGGGGGCGACGCTGGATTCGGTGATCGAGCTCGAAAGTGGCAAACAGCTGCTTATCTCCGAGTTCTTCGACGAGGATGACCCCGATTTTGACTACCGTCTGGGTCAGGAGGTGGCGATCCACTGGGTCGACAGCTGGGAGGTGGTGCTGCCCTATGAGCCTCACTAA
- a CDS encoding DUF2987 domain-containing protein — protein MTCRYGVISTVRRTLLASLLLPTLAMAEQPVLELQYGAFYSQMKTFAKGEFGHARLGFYLTDPQNGKRCALDSARVSTQDKDVKGEVTIDSELRLPFDDDLNLDKAVVAVTLKEPHATCDMTVQVMADAPAVPDMPLAELAKRQQQLQQLLDKMAGMVGKYFLPKMEGIRIALVEPQGTAYLVDGARQEPVAWQHGQLLLSNAQLSAFAGGTLRLQGEVLRLTPWLHKG, from the coding sequence ATGACCTGTCGATATGGAGTGATCTCTACCGTACGTCGTACCCTGCTGGCCAGCCTGCTGCTGCCGACACTGGCGATGGCAGAGCAACCTGTGCTGGAGCTGCAATATGGCGCCTTCTACAGCCAGATGAAGACCTTCGCCAAGGGCGAGTTTGGCCATGCCAGACTGGGGTTTTATCTGACCGATCCGCAAAATGGCAAGCGCTGTGCGCTCGACTCTGCCCGGGTCTCGACGCAAGACAAGGATGTGAAGGGGGAGGTGACGATCGACAGCGAGCTGCGTCTGCCGTTCGATGACGATCTCAATCTCGACAAGGCGGTGGTTGCGGTCACCCTGAAAGAGCCGCACGCGACCTGCGATATGACGGTGCAGGTGATGGCCGATGCACCGGCCGTTCCCGACATGCCACTGGCTGAGCTTGCCAAGCGTCAGCAGCAGCTGCAGCAGCTGCTGGACAAGATGGCCGGCATGGTCGGCAAGTACTTCTTGCCGAAGATGGAGGGGATCCGGATCGCACTGGTCGAGCCGCAAGGGACTGCCTACCTTGTCGATGGGGCCCGACAGGAGCCCGTTGCGTGGCAGCATGGCCAGTTGCTCTTGAGCAATGCGCAGCTGAGTGCATTTGCGGGCGGTACCTTGCGTCTGCAGGGCGAGGTGCTGCGACTGACCCCCTGGCTGCACAAGGGCTGA
- a CDS encoding sulfite exporter TauE/SafE family protein: MTHNLDLLGALLVGLAGSAHCIGMCGGVSAALSMAIPADKQHFSGRLGYLLNYNLGRILSYVLAGALVGGLLATTSELGAGKHAIEGLRLVAALLMIALGLYLAGWWQGILLLERLGAKLWPHIKPLAGKFIPFTSPLQALPFGMVWGWLPCGLVYSMLTWSAAAGSAAGGALIMLFFGLGTLPTLFALGGLADRLRYWLTLRSLRLGGALLLILFGVHTLWVGIAAF; encoded by the coding sequence ATGACTCACAATCTTGATCTGCTGGGTGCCCTGCTGGTAGGACTGGCAGGCTCGGCTCACTGCATCGGCATGTGCGGTGGTGTCTCCGCCGCCCTCTCCATGGCCATCCCGGCCGACAAGCAGCACTTCAGCGGACGCCTTGGCTACCTGCTCAACTACAACCTGGGGCGGATCCTCAGCTATGTGCTGGCAGGCGCGCTGGTGGGCGGCCTGCTCGCTACCACCAGTGAACTGGGCGCAGGCAAACATGCCATCGAAGGGCTGCGGCTGGTAGCCGCATTGCTGATGATCGCCCTTGGTCTCTATCTGGCCGGCTGGTGGCAGGGGATCCTGCTGCTGGAGCGCCTCGGCGCCAAACTCTGGCCCCATATCAAACCCCTTGCCGGCAAGTTTATCCCCTTCACCTCGCCGCTGCAGGCACTCCCTTTTGGCATGGTCTGGGGTTGGCTCCCCTGCGGGCTGGTCTACTCTATGCTGACCTGGAGCGCGGCTGCCGGTTCTGCCGCTGGCGGGGCGCTGATCATGCTCTTTTTTGGTCTCGGCACCCTGCCAACCTTGTTCGCGCTGGGTGGGCTTGCCGATCGCCTCAGATACTGGTTAACCCTGCGCAGTTTGCGCCTTGGCGGCGCGCTGTTACTCATTTTGTTCGGGGTTCATACCCTGTGGGTTGGCATAGCCGCCTTTTGA
- the potC gene encoding spermidine/putrescine ABC transporter permease PotC, protein MMRALKALFLLLVFGYLYVPIGVLIANSFNLSKYGIDWRGFTLGWYEKLFASASLMQAAQHSLTIAALTATAATLIGTLTAVALFRYRFRGKQYVSGMLFVVMMSPDIVMAISLLTLFVVTGIALGFWSLLIAHITFCLPFVVITVYSRLCGFDVRMLEAARDLGAGEWIILRRIILPLALPAVMAGWLLSFTLSLDDVVVSSFVTGPAYEILPLKIYSMVKVGVSPEVNALATLMLVASLGMVLLAQLLLRKRQG, encoded by the coding sequence ATGATGCGCGCATTAAAAGCTCTGTTTCTGCTGCTGGTGTTTGGCTATCTCTATGTGCCCATCGGGGTGCTGATCGCCAACTCCTTCAACCTGTCGAAATATGGTATCGACTGGCGCGGCTTTACCCTTGGCTGGTATGAGAAGCTGTTTGCCAGCGCCAGCCTGATGCAGGCGGCCCAGCACTCCCTGACCATCGCCGCCCTCACCGCCACCGCAGCGACCCTGATCGGCACCCTTACCGCCGTGGCGCTGTTTCGCTACCGTTTTCGCGGCAAGCAGTACGTGAGCGGTATGCTGTTCGTGGTGATGATGTCCCCCGATATCGTGATGGCCATCTCCCTGCTGACCCTGTTTGTGGTGACCGGCATTGCGCTGGGCTTCTGGTCGCTGCTGATCGCCCACATCACCTTCTGCCTACCGTTCGTGGTGATCACCGTCTACTCGCGGCTGTGCGGTTTTGATGTGCGGATGCTGGAAGCCGCGCGGGATCTGGGGGCTGGCGAGTGGATCATCCTGCGCCGCATCATACTGCCGCTGGCGCTGCCGGCGGTGATGGCGGGCTGGCTGCTCTCCTTTACCCTGTCGCTGGACGACGTGGTGGTGAGCTCCTTTGTTACCGGCCCGGCCTACGAGATCCTGCCGCTCAAGATCTACTCCATGGTCAAGGTAGGGGTCTCTCCCGAGGTCAACGCCCTAGCCACCCTGATGCTGGTCGCCTCCCTCGGGATGGTGCTGCTGGCGCAACTGTTACTGCGCAAACGGCAGGGGTGA
- the uspE gene encoding universal stress protein UspE, protein MVKYQNILVVINPEEERQIALERAVKIAELDDNARLTLLLTIYDFSYEMTAMLSVEEREEMRNGVISQRREWLDEILTPYRSQGIACEVKVIWHNRPFESVIQEVLEQRHDLVVKATHHHSFLQTFIFTPTDWHLLRKCPCPVLLVKEGHWKRGGNIIAAINCSSDDPDQKLLNERITQEGGDIAELLGSSLYLVNTYPGTPVNVAIELPEFDPNAYNEAIRKHHETLLLSHADKFGIGHLWTRVAEGLPEEVLPDMAEELDANLMIMGCVGRTGLSAALLGNTAEHVIDRLSCDLLILKPADYSCPVDSRRNQS, encoded by the coding sequence ATGGTCAAATATCAGAATATTCTGGTAGTTATCAATCCAGAAGAGGAGCGTCAAATCGCCCTCGAACGGGCCGTCAAGATCGCCGAGCTGGACGACAATGCCCGCCTGACCCTGCTGCTCACCATCTATGACTTCTCGTATGAAATGACCGCCATGCTCTCCGTCGAGGAGCGCGAAGAGATGCGTAACGGCGTCATCTCCCAACGGCGAGAGTGGCTGGACGAAATACTCACCCCCTACCGCTCGCAAGGGATTGCTTGCGAAGTCAAAGTGATCTGGCACAACCGCCCCTTCGAATCCGTCATTCAAGAGGTGCTGGAACAACGTCACGATCTGGTGGTCAAGGCCACCCACCATCACAGCTTCTTGCAAACCTTCATCTTTACGCCGACCGACTGGCATCTGCTGCGCAAATGTCCCTGTCCGGTGCTGCTGGTAAAAGAGGGGCACTGGAAACGGGGCGGCAATATCATCGCCGCCATCAACTGCTCCAGCGACGATCCGGATCAGAAGCTGCTCAACGAGCGGATCACCCAGGAAGGTGGCGATATCGCCGAGCTGCTCGGCTCCAGTCTCTATCTGGTCAACACCTATCCGGGTACCCCGGTCAATGTGGCCATCGAGCTGCCGGAGTTTGATCCCAACGCTTACAACGAGGCTATCCGCAAACACCACGAGACCCTGCTGCTGAGCCATGCCGACAAGTTCGGTATCGGCCATCTCTGGACCCGGGTAGCAGAAGGATTGCCAGAAGAGGTGCTGCCGGACATGGCCGAAGAGCTCGACGCTAATCTGATGATCATGGGCTGCGTCGGCCGCACCGGTCTCTCGGCCGCCTTGCTCGGCAATACCGCTGAACATGTGATCGACCGTCTCTCCTGCGACCTGCTGATCCTCAAACCGGCCGACTACAGCTGCCCGGTCGACAGCCGTCGCAATCAATCATAA
- a CDS encoding FNR family transcription factor, with product MIPEKKPGRRIQSGGCAIHCQDCSISQLCIPFTLNDNELDQLDSIIERKKPIQKGEELFKAGDEFKSLYAIRSGTIKSYTITEQGDEQITAFHLAGDLVGFDAINKQAHPSFAQALETAMVCEIPFEVLDDLSGKMPKLRQQIMRLMSSEIMGDQEMILLLSKKNAEERLAAFLHNLSVRFSERGFSAKEFRLAMTRGDIGNYLGLTVETISRLLGRFQKSGLISVKGKYITVLDQVALGMMAGATRPPCG from the coding sequence ATGATCCCGGAAAAGAAACCTGGCAGACGTATCCAGAGCGGTGGCTGTGCAATTCATTGCCAGGATTGCAGCATCAGTCAGCTCTGTATCCCCTTCACCCTGAACGACAACGAGCTTGATCAGCTCGATAGCATCATCGAGCGTAAAAAGCCGATCCAGAAGGGTGAGGAGCTGTTCAAGGCCGGTGATGAGTTCAAGTCGCTCTACGCCATTCGTTCCGGGACTATCAAGTCCTACACCATCACCGAACAGGGCGATGAGCAGATCACAGCCTTCCACCTTGCTGGTGATTTGGTCGGGTTTGACGCCATCAACAAGCAGGCTCACCCCTCCTTTGCTCAGGCGCTGGAAACGGCCATGGTGTGCGAGATCCCCTTTGAAGTACTGGATGATCTCTCCGGCAAGATGCCCAAACTGCGCCAGCAGATCATGCGTCTGATGAGCAGTGAAATCATGGGCGATCAGGAGATGATCCTGCTGCTCTCCAAGAAGAATGCTGAAGAGCGCCTCGCCGCCTTCCTGCACAACCTCTCGGTGCGCTTCTCCGAACGCGGTTTCTCTGCCAAAGAGTTCCGTCTGGCTATGACCCGTGGCGATATCGGCAACTATCTGGGTCTGACCGTCGAGACCATCAGCCGTCTGCTCGGCCGCTTCCAGAAGTCCGGTCTCATCAGCGTCAAAGGCAAGTACATCACCGTGCTGGATCAGGTCGCGCTGGGTATGATGGCCGGAGCTACCCGTCCGCCCTGCGGCTGA
- the ttcA gene encoding tRNA 2-thiocytidine(32) synthetase TtcA: MLEELNAKEKYSFNKLQKRLRRNVGQAIADFNMIEEGDKVMVCLSGGKDSFGMLDILMSLKASAPIHFDLVAVNLDQKQPGFPEHVLPEYLDSLGIEYKIVEEDTYSIVKEKVPEGKTTCSLCSRLRRGILYRTAQELGCTKIALGHHRDDILETLFLNMFYGGKLKSMPPKLVSDDGKNVVIRPLAYCKEKDLIRYADVKAFPIIPCNLCGSQENLQRQAIKQMMQDWDRRFPGRIETMFTAIQDVIPSHLLDHKLFDFKSINRDSGIIDGGDKAFDPPEMPKAPLLDIDEMDMLDVIEVR, translated from the coding sequence ATGCTAGAAGAGCTGAACGCCAAAGAAAAATACAGTTTCAACAAACTGCAAAAGCGCCTGCGGCGCAACGTAGGTCAGGCCATTGCCGACTTCAACATGATTGAAGAGGGCGACAAGGTCATGGTCTGCCTCTCCGGCGGCAAGGACAGCTTCGGTATGCTCGACATACTGATGAGCCTCAAAGCCAGTGCCCCCATCCATTTCGATCTGGTTGCCGTCAACCTGGATCAGAAGCAGCCCGGCTTCCCCGAGCACGTGCTGCCCGAGTATCTGGACTCCCTCGGCATCGAGTACAAGATTGTCGAAGAGGATACCTACTCCATCGTCAAGGAGAAGGTACCGGAAGGCAAAACCACCTGCTCCCTCTGCTCACGGCTGCGCCGCGGTATTCTCTACCGCACCGCTCAGGAGCTGGGTTGCACCAAGATTGCCCTTGGCCATCACCGCGACGACATCCTCGAGACCCTGTTCCTCAACATGTTCTACGGTGGCAAGCTCAAGTCCATGCCGCCCAAGCTGGTGAGCGACGATGGCAAGAACGTGGTTATCCGCCCGCTGGCCTACTGCAAAGAGAAGGACCTGATCCGCTACGCCGATGTCAAAGCCTTCCCCATCATTCCGTGCAACCTGTGCGGCTCGCAGGAGAACCTGCAGCGTCAGGCCATCAAGCAGATGATGCAGGATTGGGATCGCCGCTTCCCGGGTCGTATCGAGACCATGTTCACCGCCATTCAGGACGTGATCCCGAGCCACCTGCTCGACCACAAGCTGTTTGACTTCAAGAGCATCAACCGCGACTCCGGCATCATCGATGGCGGCGACAAGGCGTTTGATCCGCCCGAGATGCCAAAAGCCCCGCTGCTGGACATCGACGAAATGGACATGCTGGATGTGATTGAAGTGCGCTAA
- the potB gene encoding spermidine/putrescine ABC transporter permease PotB, whose amino-acid sequence MSLTNLRVAHSFAHNGFRNGAIALILGWLTLFVFLPNLMIIGVSFLTRDESDLIAPLFTLSNYGRLLDPLYFEVLLHSLWLALLATAICLLVGYPFAWLLAHLPARIRPLLLFLVVVPFWTNSLIRTYALKVLLGTRGLINGWLLDLGLIERPLQMMYTEVAVIIGLVYVLLPFMVLPLYSSIEKLDGRLLEAARDLGANGWQRLVRIILPLTLPGIIAGCLLVFLPAMGMFYVSDLLGGAKHLLIGNLIKTQFLNSRDWPFGAAISVMLTVLMALLVYFYWRAGKLLSKKGELA is encoded by the coding sequence ATGAGCCTCACTAATCTGCGGGTAGCGCACAGCTTTGCCCACAACGGCTTTCGCAACGGGGCCATCGCGCTGATCCTCGGCTGGCTGACGCTGTTTGTCTTTTTGCCCAACCTGATGATCATCGGCGTCAGCTTCCTGACCCGTGACGAGTCCGATCTTATCGCGCCGCTCTTTACCCTGAGCAACTATGGCCGCCTGCTGGACCCCCTCTATTTCGAGGTGCTGCTCCACTCCCTCTGGCTGGCGCTGCTCGCCACCGCCATCTGCTTGCTGGTGGGTTACCCCTTTGCCTGGCTGCTGGCCCATCTGCCGGCACGCATCCGCCCGCTGCTGCTGTTTCTGGTGGTGGTGCCGTTCTGGACCAACTCCCTGATCCGCACCTATGCGCTGAAAGTGCTGCTCGGCACCCGGGGGCTGATCAATGGCTGGCTGCTGGATCTGGGGCTTATCGAGCGGCCGCTGCAGATGATGTATACCGAGGTGGCCGTCATCATCGGGCTGGTCTATGTGCTGCTCCCCTTTATGGTGCTGCCGCTCTACTCCAGTATCGAGAAGCTGGATGGCCGTTTGCTGGAGGCGGCGCGAGATCTTGGCGCCAACGGCTGGCAGCGGCTGGTGCGGATCATCTTGCCCCTCACCCTGCCCGGCATCATCGCCGGTTGTCTGCTGGTGTTCCTGCCCGCCATGGGGATGTTCTATGTCTCCGACTTGCTGGGCGGCGCCAAGCACCTGCTGATCGGCAACCTGATCAAGACCCAGTTCCTCAACAGCCGTGACTGGCCCTTCGGCGCCGCCATCAGCGTTATGCTGACGGTGCTGATGGCACTGTTGGTCTACTTCTACTGGCGGGCAGGCAAGCTACTCAGCAAGAAGGGGGAGCTGGCATGA